AAAAATCATCTCTTTCAATATTACACAGCTTGTTGTCAAAGAAGGgcaagagggaaagaaaaaaaaaaattcctgcTTGAGATGGATGCATTGTTGATCTTTAAGAATCCTAGACAGTTGGCTTCATAAATGAGGAATTAGTATGTTTTAAGTGGTTTGGCTCATTGTACAAGTGCAAATCCTCACACAACCAAATATGAAGTACCGCATATCTTGATAAATCAATTCATTAGTGGAAGGAAAATGTTTCGATCAATTTCCAATTTCATGCCATGACCAAATGTAATCTGATCAAATGATATTTACCGAAAATTTCTCATTTGGAGCGCTTTTTAGATCATTCGAGCAAGGGTTTTAAAGCAAACAACGGTTTTTGACAATACGAAGAGAAGGTGCTCTCCATGATGAGTTTGAGTTGTCTCAAGCCCTGAAATGGACTGCGAAGACTCAGATGCAGCTCAGGTCTGGTGAAAGGTCTAATGGAAATACAAACAgagaaatttacaaaataagATATGAAGTAGATAGAACTACAGAAGAGGAAATCAGGAGCGGTAGAATGTGATGTTGATTACCTTCTCAAGCGTTTCCTCAATAGCTTCATCACTCAACTTCTTACTGCGGGCCTTATTTAACATCATTGTGACAAAAAGCGGCCAGCGGTTCTGCACTTGAGCTTTTACCGACTCCCTTATTGCAGAAGGCCTTGAAAGCCTCCTTTAGAGCCTACAGAAGAGCAGAGAACTCTACATTAAGCATAAACAAGGGATGCCCGGAGGcaaaaccaccaccaccaccagcataCCTCATGAAAAAGAGTGTGGTTCTGGAAACAATCCTTGACATATGCTAGGTACTTATCGTGCAATTCACTTATTTTCCTCACAAAAACCTGCAAAACGTGCACGTATATCAGCTTCCTTTCAATATTCAGCCTCCtttatccaaaataaaatttgaaaatagtaGGTAGGATTACTTGTTCTTGCAGACCAACCACATCCTTCTTCTCAGCCTGCAAAAGAAACATGATCACCAGATCAGCACACTAATGAAATGACTGTTCAACAGGATCTTTAAGCAGATTAAATATCAACGACAGAGCTATGCAGTGTAAACATCTGACAGTTTTCCAGTAATCCGGTCACCCGTGGATGTGTGAACTTTGCTCAGCAGCAACCTCTATTCTACTTTCATAGGCCAGAGAGAGATTCAGGTAAATGGAGTTTCCAAGCCACTATTAAGCAATGGTGCAACAGGCTGCTTTGACTGCTAGTTTCATTGGTCTTAGTTCAAGTCTCTCATCCCAACTTCAGAGGTTCAGGCATGGCAATTATTCACATGCATTCTCCTATTTCATGTTTCAGTCCATTGAAATTCACATCCCCAATTGACAAAGAAGTAAAATCAAATGGCGCATGCACCAGATAAACATGCCTGCTTCTTTAAGGAATATGGAAACTCTATATAGGATGTGCCAAAGTCATGATAGAAGTTGGAATGGAAGCATGCATCAGATGACCTCTAATCACCTCTTAAACTCACTTTCTCATGACTAATTTAATGACAGCAACCAAATTGGTTAATCATAAAGTGTCTTCTGTTCTTCCAAACAAGATGTCTATCAACACACATCCAAACGCATCTCTGCATTTGCAATATGCATCCACAAAGTATCTACAATTCTCTCACTTCATCATTATGATTTTACTAAGGATGAAGTGCCTTCTCAGACACTGGAGTCCATAATCTattaacaaaaatcattttagcTAAGTGAAACAAGATATCCTTCAAATTAGACAATTTTTGGTGACTCACTAAGATTCTATAGCACATCAAGTCCTATGAAAGCATGCACTTCAGCAGTCTGAAAAGCTAAAAGAGtacaagaaacaaaataaatgtgCATACTTTCTCGTTGCTTGCTGCATCTTCAGCTTGTTTGACTAAGGCTGTACCTTCAGCAGTAACATGCTGCGCCATAAGACAGAAATAAGTTTGAGAAAACATATAAGATCTACTTCCCAGATAAAGCACGATTCTGCAGTTAATGACCTGTTTAAATATATTTGCAACAAGATCCAAGCCCATAGGAATTTTAGAAAACAGCTCAAACATTCTCGACAAATCCTCCACCTAAAAAGCAAGCATTCGAGTCAGTAATAAAGCATCTTTCTTTACAAAAATCAGAACTACCAAATGGAAATATAATAAGTAAAGCAAAAGCAAGCACCTTATCATCTCTAAGCAATGCACAACACCCGGAGTGCTCTTTTTCAAGTAGTTGATTTGCATAGACAGACAGTAATTCGTGTTGGACTTTCTGCAGAAATCAGGAAGTAAACCTTGCAAATTAGAGATGACAGACTAAATAATAATGATATACCACAACTTCATGCAGAACTGTCATTCCAAAGGTTATGCCAATTACCAACCTCGAGTAACTTTGGCTCACTACTTGGATGCAGGTAGTGAGAAACCCTGTCTCTCTCACGTTTTAGACACTCTTCAGCCTGTGATCGCCAGTAAACAgattaataccattaaaaacaATCAACTGCAACATTTCAGGCTAATGGTGTAAAGTGTAAGCTTGCCTTCAGCATGTAATCTGGAGAAGAGTCTTCTAGTATCCAATTTGAAGCCTTCTTAGAATAGTAAGCAGCAGTATCTTCAAGCAGTGATGCTTCAAAGTCACTTTCATAACGATCCATATGCCCCATCCCAATCTCAACAAATATATCCAAAACCTTCTTCAGTAAAGGTCGGTCAATTTGCTTTCCCTCGCGTTCTTGATCaatctaatcaaaattaaaacCGGTCATAATGACTAATGAGATTTCTAGAATTAAGAAACCTGTCAAGGATCTGAGGGGATGGATACAATCATACAAGAGAGATAATAGTATCCCTGACTTCTGCATATAACTCCCTGTATACCTGAAAACATCATCAATGAAGTGCAATGAGGTAACTGTCAACACACATGGAAAAAGTCGACATCATCAATCTGACATCATTAATCTGCAAGTCAGCATAATTCAGACATATTTGAACCATGAATTCTTCTGCAAATGATCAACAGAAAGAGGACATCACACATACGAGGTCACTGGTGACATACCAGATCACGAAAGCTGGTCAAACCAACTTCATTAAGGGGCGGCAATGATCTTCGAGCAATGAAGTACCGGTCCAGATAACGGAAGAAACAAGTTAGCCACCTAATCATCACCTTATGGTTTGCCCACCTTGTCACAAGTTCTGTCAGCAGAAACTCCTCATGCTTCTCCCTCAATGAAGGCAATACCTAAACAAAAGACAGACCATGAAGTTAATGGAAATAGAATACTTGAGAACCCAAAGCACATTTTGTCCACAGTGAAAATCGTGTGTTACACCACACAAAGGGTTAATTATGAAACTTCTAAGCTTTATGTCATCAGAGAAGGATGTCCATAGCATGAATACTACCATCAGTTTGATTAAGTACCAAAAGATAGTGTCTAACTAAAGATGCAATGATTAAGAGAAAGCTTGCATACAGCATTTCAAAAGGTCAAGAAGGGCTCTATAAGTACACTGCATTTGTTATCTTCCAtcagaaaaatcaataaatcagtTGCAATAATTATATCAAATTTACACCAAGAAATTATTTGGTGCAATAGCATACGCTTCTTCATGGATATTGTATTTTCCAACAAGTCTGAGTAGTTTCTCATGTCCCACAAGGAGGCTGCAATCAAATTTGAGCACTTCACTATATAGCTCAAAGTTTGCTGATAAATGCCATATAACTAGAAAGTTATTGGTCATTAGTGCCCCACCTTTCTCAGATCTTGTCCAATTGATGATCTCATCTTAGCATGATTTTCCCACCTCAACTACAAGAACAAGTTCCGGTTTTTCACTCGAGAGATGAATTGGCATCACAACTAAAAAATTTTGTGGCCGAAAACTTGTGAACAATGATGAATCTTTAACAATCCCAAAACCTTAATCATTGGACCAAATGCCCACTGGCACCTCAAAACCAGCATTAATTTTGAGGAACGTCACCTGGGAATTCTTTTAACACACATCAATAACACACATCAATGGCAACTCTTCATGCCCATTTGCAATACAATAAACAGATAGAACTTCAATTTCTCCAGCAGCTTCTAGTTATCACTGTGTTGTGCATATTTCTCATATGCCcattatgaaagtaaatttaaaATAGCACAAGCAAcgcaattttctaatttctcaccTCTGAATTGATGTACTCTTCAAAGGATTCTCTGTACTTGTCATAGAGTTGCTGGGAGTAGTCATGAGGAGGCTTCTGAGTACACATATTGTAAACCGTTCTGCAAACAACATCAAAGAAATCAACGGCAGTTGACAAAAGTTATGATCATGCAGCTCAGCAGGCACTAGGCAGGCATGTCCAGAAAAAGAGCAGAGCACAGAGGCGAAATACTCGTATATCGTCATGTAGTCCTCAGAGCTGAATTCGGGCCCAGGAAGCCCTTCGATGAGCTTCGCGATACCCTTCTGCACAAACTCCCATCCTTGTTCTAGGTAGATCGTCTTCCTGTCGCCCATGCCCCTAGGACCACACCCTGACTCTTGATTCCTCCGCCGGAAGAACAAATTCACAGCTCAGATTCTCGCCAATGCAAAAGCACCAAAAAACACTAAAACCCGCAAGATTCAACAACGAAGTGCCCAATAACACATAGGTAACAAGCTTCTAGTTATAAAGCAAGGATGATTACTGCAGGCCCTCAACAAATAGAAGGCGTAGGGAGAGAAAGAGTGACCTGATTAGTGGAACAGTGAAACGGAACTGCTGCCATGACAATGACGAAGAGAAGAACGAACTGGCAATGACTGAGACATCAGTCTGAAAAccggagagagagaagaagatgaacaaagaaaATGTCTTGGGACTtgactttcttgtttttttatctCTCGTCTCCGCTAGCCAATCGCTTTCTCCTCATTCTTTCATGcacaacaataatttataaaacgCAGAGGTTGCTCTTTCTTTGTTAGAAAAAGGTTGTGTTACTGGTTACAGGCACGATCTAGTCTTTCTCGTTGCTGGTTTTAAGAATATAGTGAAGATAAGCAAAAGAAAACCACCATCTTGATCCCGCGAGCGATATCTTGAGCGAAGTAGCTTCAGAGGCAGGGCTTCTTGATTCGGAAGCGTCCGAAGGATGACAGAGCCGAAGGAGAAGATGGGGTTGGGTCAACGTGTTAAATTAATATTTCGAATTTGAATTCAGATGATGATTTGTTAAACtgaattttattgataaaaatttctcaaatagaAGAAACTTTGTCGGACTCCATGAAGgattacaaaaaaatgaaataaaaagaagatacggatttcttttttttctgtggAAGTTTACCGAAGGTTGTTATCCTGGTGGGGGATCTTGACTTTTGGACGCACATACACAATATTTACGCTTGAGTTTATTTTTAGCCCATGGAAATTAAAGGGTGGAGTCTCTACATGTGGAGTCGAAAAGTTGGTGGGCccaagtcaaatatttgacattTGGGCACACGTATATTAATAGAAACGAATTCTCCTTTGGCGTGCGTGAAGCGACTGAAACTCTACGAAAGAAAACGAGCTGCACGTAGGAGTCGCACAATGTCAAGCTGAAGAGAGCTGCGCGCGTTTTTGTTTCAAGCTTGAATGCGAGGTAATATTATGTTGTGAGTTTATATTCAagtaaattgtttatttataaatattttaagtttggagttaaatttagatatgaaaaaTACTCGAAGATGTGAGTGATTTATAAACTTGATTCTCttattttagtggattatttgatGCGCTCTCCCATGGACGTAGATACGATACTCGGATCGAACCGCGTAAATTTttggtgtccttattatttctcatttatttttctgatgatTTCGCGTTgatgtaaattgcaagatcttgtCGTTTCCGCATCTTAGtattccaacaattggtatcagagcttaggatcaaatatttttattatgatttggagcttttgcttgtctgattattatttaaaaattatattattacaattatgtttgagaggaaatctgaaattgaaaagtttaacaaaaataacaactttgtgttatggagcatcaagatgcgggcTTTATTGACAACCTAAGGTTTTGCCAAGGCACTaaatggtgaagatgagttgcctaTTATAATAAGTCTCAGAGAGAgtagagctaatggaaagaGCAAAGAGCACAATTCTGTTAAATTTGTTGGATGAggtttaaataaaaattgcttaggagaaggatgccgcagcattatgggcaaaacttcaagcgctctatgtgaagaaatgtttgaacaatcgcttgtacatgttgaaaaaaatgtttcaattgAGATATACTAAAGGtacgtctatcagaacccacctaaatgaatttaataaaccAATGATGGATCTAAAGAacgtcggtaagatacttgatgatgaagaacatgacATGATATTGTTAGCCTCTTTATTAGAGTCATGAGAGCACTTTATTGATTCACTGTTGCAGGGGtgtactacaattacctcagaagaggtaaagtaTACCTTATTCTCTAAGAAGTGACAAAGAAAATTGCGAGATGATGGTCTAGCGCAAGGAGTAGCACAAGCACTGATGATTCGGGATAAAGAACAACATCGAGGGCCTAGTAGCAGCAGAGGTAAAAGCATATCGAAATCACGCCATAGAAAGACCAAAGGatgcgtgaagtgctttgagtgtcatgaggaggggcacatcaggAAAGATTGTTCAAAGCGGATGAATAAAACTAATAGGTAAAATGCCACAAGCAGTGCAGCAAATGTTGCTGAAGGGAGTAATAGTGATGTAGAAGCCATTTTATGTGTAACTATTATCTTGTCAAGAGACGAATGGGTGCTAAATTCGGGGTGTTTTTATCTGACACCTCATAAGAActagtttactacttaccaaactgcagatggtggtagagttcttttggggaataacacaGTCTATAAGgctgtggggatagggacaattcaGATTCAGATGCACGATAGGGTGGTGCacacattgacagatgtgaggcatgtactggaattcaagaagaaccttatttctctagggACACTCAATGACATCAGGTGTAGATACACCGCTAAAGATGGAATACTGAAGATCTTTCGAGGTGCTATGATAgtgatgaaataataaaaaaataaatactctctatcatctactagaAGAGACCATGATCAGAACCGCTGCTGTTTCATCAAGTGAGTcaaactctaacttgactcaattatggcatatgcattTATGGCATATGAGCGAAGCAGGTATGACAATGCTGAGTGAAAGGGGATTGTTGAAGGGTTAAAAGACAGGGAAGTTAgacttatgtgagcattgcATCTTTGGGGCTCGTCTTCAATTCCTTTgaaaggaggtgcccgatatatgctgacatttatcGACAACTACATTTATCGACATTTGATtagttcaagaaatttaaagcATTAATTGAGAAGTAGTCAGATGAACAAATCAAATGCCTGAGAAttgataatggcatggagttttACGGTAAAAATTTTAACGAGTTCTAcgagaaagaaggtattgtgaGACACCGCACAATATCTGGAACACCACAGCAGAATGACGTAACGCATAACAGAAGAACAGAACTTTGCTTGAgtgagctcgatgcatgctttcgcatgcaggacttggtaaggaattttgggctgaagcaatgAACATGGCATGTTACCTGGTTAATTGATCTCCATCATTTGCTATCaagtggaagactcctgaggaagtatggtcgaGGAAACCTGTTAATTATTCTGGATTACGTATATTTTGATGTCCTATGTATGGTCATGCAAATGATGGTAAGCTTGAACTGAGggtgaagaagtgcatatttctaggtTATACACATGAGGTGAAAGGTTACAAGCTCTGGTGCATCGATCCCATATCACATGATTTTCTAATTAGTAAATATGTGATCTTCGATGAGACTGCAATACTTCAACAGAGGAGTTCTGAAACACAACCAGCAGAGAAACCAGATtatggtgtcattagtgaggtaGAACTTCAGGTTGAGACTCTagagacctcgaaggtaacTGAAGTTAAGACTGCAAATGAAGCCGCAATTCCTTAAGTTtgtgatagtgaacaaccagcaaagcAGTAGCACACTATAGCCGTAGATAGATagagaaaacaaattaaatcactgatacgttatggttatacagaTATTGCTTATCCATTGattgtaggtgatgaggtgaaGATAGATGATCATTCGTCTTATTCCGAGGCAATAGCTAGTTCGGAGTCGTCACAatggctaggggctatgagCGAAGAGATTGAATTACTTCATcaaaatcagacatgggagcaaccaaaagattgtcggaagtaaatAGGTCTTTAACAGAAAGAAGGCATTCCTGATGTTGAGACAAAGAGATATAAGgcaagacttgtggcgaagggatatacacaTCGAGGGCATTAACTACAACGATGTGCTCTCTCTTATTATAAGACATACTTTTATTCGTATTTTATTTACCTTAGTTGCTTCGCAAGATagcaactagatgtgaaaactgcattTCTTCACGATGAGTTGGAGGAGCAAATTTATATGAGACAaccagagggatttgctattctaggtaaggaagatcatgtttgcttgttgaagaaatctttatatgggttgaaacagtctcctaggcagtggtataaacattttgatattttcatgactagtcaagattattcaaaaagtcagatggatagTTGGGTTTATTATAGGAGATTGAAGAAtggttatttgatttatctactcttatatgtttatgatatgctgatagcaaCTAAGAATATATCcgatattgatgtgctgaagaagcaattaaatgctaaatttgaaatgaaaactTTAGGTactgcaaagaaaattttggatatgGAGATTTTACGTGATAGGATTGCAGAAGTTTTATGTCTATCTcagaaaaaatatattgagaagatcatGGCACGTTTTAATATGTAGTCGGCAAAATttgtaagtacacctttagcgaagcactttaaaatttcaaataaattatcacTGCAGACTgatgaggaggagcatatgtcccaTGTTCATTATTATAGTGTCGTAGGTAATATTATGTATGATATGGTGTGCACTAGGcatgatatttcacaagctgtgagcatGGTTAGTCGTTATACAAAGCATCCTGGTAAAGTTCATTGGGAAGTGGATCCTTAGATATTTGAAGGGATCCTGGGTATAGTTTGGCAATGATAGTGAGACCACTGATTTTTGGATTTAGATACGCATAACTTTGACGTCTTTAGGTGGTGCAGTTAATTGGAAAGCATCCTTACAGGATCACATTACCTGTCTTCAATTGAGGCGGAttacatggcactaacctttgtaaCAAAAGAGATGATATGGTTACGAAGTTTGCTCTCGTACTTTgaattagaacaaaaaaagtgtggatatacactgtgataaccaatgtgcgatatatttggcgcataatccagtttatcacgaacaaacaaagcatatcaacattaggtaccacttcatccgagatgtcttagtTAAGAGTAatgttattgtcaaaaaaattactaCAGCAAATAACCTagcagacatgatgactaagtttGTTCCTCAAActctgcttgagctctattggcgCCTATGGAGAGTGAGCGCCCATCGGGACGTTGAGAGAGCAGCTTAGATAGTGAGCACTATAACTTGACTTCAAACATCGAGTCaatgtggagaattgttaaattaatgtttcAAGTTTGAATTCGAATGACAATTTGTTAAACCgaattttattgataaagatttcccGAATAGAAGAAACTTCATCAAATTCCATGAAGGATtacaaaaagaggaaataaaaagaagatacgaatttcttcttttctaccACAGAAGCTTGCCGAAGGTTGTTATCCCAGTGGGTGGGCGCATACACACACAATATTCatgcctttgtttttttttagccCATGGAAATTAAAGAGTGGAGTCTCTCTATGTGGAGCTGAAAAGCTGGTGGGCCaggtcaaatatttgacctTTGGGCACACGTATAATGACATAAACGAATTCCCCCTTTGGCGTGCGTGAAGCGGCTGAAACTCTATGAAAGAAAAGGAGCTACACATAGGAGTTGCACAACGTCAAGCTGAAGAGAGCTGTGAGcatttttgttttgagcttgaatgcGCGATAATTTTATACCGTAAAtttatgtccaagtgagttgtttatttataaacactttgagtTTGAGGTTAAATCTAAGTGTGGAAAACACTCGAACGTGTGAgtgattataaatttttattctccgattatagtggattatttactgctggctctccccgttgACGTaagtaccgatactcggacc
This region of Eucalyptus grandis isolate ANBG69807.140 chromosome 8, ASM1654582v1, whole genome shotgun sequence genomic DNA includes:
- the LOC104415119 gene encoding LOW QUALITY PROTEIN: cullin-1 (The sequence of the model RefSeq protein was modified relative to this genomic sequence to represent the inferred CDS: inserted 2 bases in 1 codon; deleted 2 bases in 1 codon; substituted 5 bases at 5 genomic stop codons) translates to MAAVPFHCSTNQRNQESGCGPRGMGDRKTIYLEQGWEFVQKGIAKLIEGLPGPEFSSEDYMTIYETVYNMCTQKPPHDYSQQLYDKYRESFEEYINSEVLPSLREKHEEFLLTELVTRWANHKVMIRWLTCFFRYLDRYFIARRSLPPLNEVGLTSFRDLVYRELYAEVRDTIISLIDQEREGKQIDRPLLKKVLDIFVEIGMGHMDRYESDFEASLLEDTAAYYSKKASNWILEDSSPDYMLKAEECLKRERDRVSHYLHPSSEPKLLEKVQHELLSVYANQLLEKEHSGCCALLRDDKVEDLSRMFELFSKIPMGLDLVANIFKQHVTAEGTALVKQAEDAASNEKKDVVGLQEQVFVRKISELHDKYLAYVKDCFQNHTLFHEALKEAFKAFCNKGVVGGSSTAELLATFFDNILKKGCGEKLTDEAIEETLKRVVKLVANISDKDLFAEFYRKKLARRLLFYXSANDDHERSILIKLNLHCGSQFTSXMEGMMRDLTLARENKTSFEEYLSNNPNANPGIDLTVTVVTAGFWPSYKSPDLKLPAEMVRYVKVLKAFYQTKTKXRELTWIYSLGTCNMVAKNHDIVDIVPASALLLFNTSERLSDSEIMNQLNLSDSNVVILLHSLSCAKYKILNKEPNRKTISLTDHFEFNAMFTDKSRRIKIPLPPMDEKKKVIEDVDKDRRXAIDASVVRIMKSWKVLGYQQQVLECVEQLGTVFXPDFKAIKKRIEDLITQDYLERDKDNPNLFRXLA